The Stratiformator vulcanicus genome has a segment encoding these proteins:
- a CDS encoding LptF/LptG family permease, protein MIGTCFDRYLIARYIHVFVIFTIGTLGLVSVIDLLDNVDDFTSRCDTTQELLLSIAKYYFFLSLAAFEVMGGPVALLALCVVLWTLQRNRELPVMLAAGVPTVRIAIPLVGCVGFAILLVIADQELVIPQIAHQLSESRGAKEATGHKAEAVYDRSSGILIQGRNVFLKTKTLSFAEFVLPAPSLVDNLSRITAEKARYVEPTGDRPGGWWLKNPSPSYEELALTDAGQSVVRKVAGESDIFVISAVTCTLLHKRDSSFTRMSIAEQFGLLKSGAIAESTCRRIRAHLHQRMTLLPTYLAAACLVVPLMIRREASDGPLAFARSILAAGVAFGILQGCGFLAHAGIVPGEAAAWTPICFCASAATWFLKDIAT, encoded by the coding sequence ATGATCGGCACCTGCTTCGATCGCTATCTCATCGCCCGCTATATCCACGTGTTCGTGATCTTCACGATCGGAACGCTGGGTTTGGTGTCGGTGATCGACTTGCTCGACAACGTCGACGATTTCACGTCGCGCTGTGACACAACGCAGGAACTACTGCTTAGCATTGCGAAGTATTATTTCTTCCTGTCGCTTGCCGCGTTCGAAGTCATGGGCGGTCCCGTCGCATTACTCGCTTTGTGCGTAGTCTTATGGACGCTGCAGCGAAATAGGGAATTGCCGGTGATGTTGGCGGCCGGCGTCCCGACGGTGCGGATCGCCATCCCGCTCGTCGGCTGCGTGGGTTTTGCCATTCTGCTTGTCATCGCCGATCAAGAACTTGTTATCCCCCAGATCGCCCACCAGCTCAGTGAGTCCCGCGGTGCTAAAGAAGCGACCGGGCATAAGGCGGAAGCAGTCTATGACCGCTCCAGCGGCATCTTAATTCAGGGCCGAAACGTTTTTCTTAAGACCAAGACGTTAAGTTTCGCGGAGTTCGTGCTGCCGGCCCCATCACTGGTCGACAATCTTTCCCGCATAACCGCGGAGAAAGCCCGCTACGTCGAGCCGACGGGTGATCGGCCCGGAGGTTGGTGGCTGAAGAACCCATCGCCCTCATACGAGGAACTAGCATTGACCGACGCCGGTCAATCGGTCGTCCGCAAGGTGGCCGGAGAGTCCGACATCTTCGTGATTAGCGCCGTCACCTGCACGCTGTTGCATAAGCGAGATTCGAGCTTCACTCGGATGTCGATTGCCGAACAGTTCGGGCTTCTTAAAAGCGGGGCGATCGCTGAGTCGACTTGTCGGCGAATTCGGGCCCACCTCCACCAACGGATGACGCTTCTTCCTACTTATCTGGCCGCCGCCTGCCTCGTGGTGCCATTAATGATTCGCCGCGAAGCCAGTGATGGTCCACTGGCATTTGCTCGCTCAATTCTTGCGGCGGGAGTCGCCTTCGGGATTCTCCAGGGTTGCGGATTTCTCGCGCACGCGGGAATCGTACCCGGCGAAGCTGCCGCATGGACTCCCATCTGTTTCTGCGCGTCTGCAGCCACCTGGTTCCTAAAGGATATCGCGACGTGA
- a CDS encoding phosphatase PAP2 family protein codes for MNKTLDEAISEEPASHEVREDRSGFRPPHGWDVGKVADFPLLWPLSLVIGASILVVVTGADLAITRSFYQFADPSTHLQPGWIHADKQPWRWIDEQPVRLVIAMVAASIAGMVIGYFSPSRRRWMVAGMFILAVMAIAPGLMVNGIFKGAWGRPRPTHVAEFGGQAEYQPFWQIGNDPINHKGFPSGHGTMAFTLMVPAFLFGTRHRKYALLWLTGAICVASAVGLARIAQGAHFTSDILMSGALVYAVAIGFRPLFFEVDRSGGSVIDRLRCGRQSKEDLNDQDQGKTIAIQKAA; via the coding sequence GTGAACAAGACACTCGACGAAGCAATTTCCGAAGAACCGGCGTCCCACGAAGTGCGAGAAGACCGTTCGGGTTTTCGCCCGCCGCACGGCTGGGATGTCGGTAAAGTGGCCGACTTTCCTCTGCTATGGCCGCTCAGTCTGGTCATCGGGGCCTCAATCCTGGTCGTTGTGACGGGAGCTGATCTCGCGATTACACGATCCTTTTACCAATTCGCAGACCCTTCAACGCATTTGCAACCGGGATGGATTCACGCGGATAAGCAGCCTTGGCGGTGGATCGATGAGCAACCCGTTCGTCTTGTCATTGCGATGGTGGCCGCATCAATCGCGGGAATGGTCATCGGATATTTCTCACCATCTCGCAGGCGCTGGATGGTAGCCGGGATGTTCATTCTCGCGGTGATGGCGATCGCTCCCGGACTAATGGTTAATGGGATATTTAAAGGGGCATGGGGCCGTCCCCGTCCGACACATGTCGCTGAGTTCGGAGGCCAAGCCGAGTATCAGCCGTTCTGGCAAATCGGAAACGATCCGATTAATCACAAGGGCTTTCCCTCAGGCCACGGTACGATGGCTTTCACGCTCATGGTGCCGGCATTCCTATTCGGCACTCGCCACCGAAAATATGCCCTGCTGTGGCTCACCGGCGCGATCTGCGTCGCCTCCGCTGTCGGACTCGCGCGGATCGCCCAAGGAGCGCACTTCACATCAGATATTTTGATGTCAGGGGCGCTGGTTTATGCGGTGGCGATCGGCTTTCGACCGCTATTCTTCGAGGTCGACCGGAGTGGCGGAAGCGTTATTGATCGTCTGCGCTGCGGGCGGCAATCGAAAGAAGACTTAAATGACCAAGATCAGGGCAAAACTATTGCGATTCAGAAAGCCGCTTAG
- a CDS encoding sugar ABC transporter ATP-binding protein — protein MNVATTAVSIRGIGKRFGGITALEDVSFDVADGELHAICGENGAGKSTLMKILSGVLTDYEGELAVRGRPVRFTGTQDAEAAGISIIHQELNLVEELSAAANVFLGRERTTRFGLLNERQMNEEARSLFKDLETDIAPARPVSELRIGDQQLVEIAKALSLKSDVLIMDEPTSALTEGEVERLYRVIATLRERGTTILYISHKMDEVFRLADRITVLRDGRHVTTLDRSETSPREVTHQMVGREIENADLVGDRTLGDVVLSIHSLKLPRPGHAKQWRLEDIHFDLRAGEVLGFAGLMGAGRTELLECLFGTSPERPQGLIELNGRAVHFDAPHQAMKAGIALVTEDRKRLGLFSLMTVRENVTQCTLNQVARRGVVSLKKERQAARESVASLGIKTAGTEANVMSLSGGNQQKCIIARWLRTNPQVLLLDDPTRGVDVGAKADIYQIINKLARQGMAVIVTSSELPELMTLCDRILILCEGRLTGKFTRGEFTEQAIMEAATGGGAAIN, from the coding sequence GTGAATGTAGCAACAACTGCCGTCTCAATTCGCGGCATCGGTAAACGCTTCGGCGGCATCACCGCTTTAGAAGACGTTTCTTTCGACGTGGCCGACGGTGAACTGCACGCGATTTGCGGTGAGAACGGTGCCGGCAAAAGCACCCTGATGAAGATTCTTTCGGGCGTGTTGACCGACTACGAAGGCGAGCTCGCCGTGCGGGGCCGACCGGTCCGCTTCACCGGCACCCAAGATGCCGAGGCCGCCGGGATCAGCATTATTCACCAGGAACTCAATCTCGTCGAAGAACTCTCCGCGGCAGCGAACGTGTTCTTGGGACGAGAACGGACGACAAGGTTCGGACTACTCAACGAACGCCAGATGAATGAGGAGGCTCGTTCGCTCTTTAAGGACTTAGAAACCGACATTGCGCCGGCGCGACCCGTATCCGAATTAAGAATTGGAGATCAGCAGCTCGTCGAAATCGCCAAAGCCCTTTCGCTGAAGAGTGACGTCCTAATTATGGACGAGCCGACAAGCGCGCTGACGGAGGGCGAAGTCGAACGCCTTTATCGCGTCATCGCCACACTTCGCGAGCGGGGCACAACGATCCTCTATATTTCGCACAAAATGGACGAGGTTTTCCGTCTTGCCGATCGCATTACGGTCCTCCGCGATGGCCGCCACGTGACGACGCTCGATCGATCAGAGACATCGCCGCGTGAAGTGACTCACCAGATGGTCGGACGCGAGATCGAGAATGCTGATCTTGTAGGCGACCGTACTCTTGGCGATGTCGTGCTCAGTATCCATAGTCTTAAATTACCCCGGCCCGGTCATGCGAAGCAGTGGCGACTGGAGGACATTCACTTTGATTTGAGAGCGGGAGAAGTGCTCGGTTTCGCCGGCCTAATGGGGGCGGGACGCACTGAACTATTGGAGTGCCTGTTCGGCACCAGTCCGGAGCGGCCGCAAGGTCTGATCGAACTCAATGGTCGGGCCGTTCATTTTGACGCCCCGCATCAAGCGATGAAGGCCGGGATCGCACTCGTAACCGAGGACCGCAAACGGCTCGGGCTGTTCTCATTAATGACAGTCCGCGAGAACGTGACGCAATGCACGCTCAATCAAGTGGCACGCCGAGGCGTTGTTTCTCTTAAGAAAGAACGTCAAGCGGCACGCGAATCGGTGGCATCACTGGGAATTAAGACCGCTGGGACGGAGGCGAACGTGATGAGCCTTTCCGGCGGCAACCAGCAAAAGTGCATCATCGCCCGTTGGCTGCGGACGAACCCGCAGGTGCTGTTGCTCGACGACCCAACCCGCGGCGTCGACGTCGGGGCGAAGGCAGACATCTATCAGATCATCAATAAGCTGGCCCGGCAGGGGATGGCGGTGATCGTGACTTCGAGCGAGTTGCCGGAATTAATGACCCTCTGTGATCGTATTCTGATACTGTGCGAAGGCCGCCTCACTGGCAAATTCACCCGTGGCGAATTCACCGAACAAGCGATTATGGAAGCGGCCACCGGCGGAGGTGCTGCAATTAATTAG